TTGTAATGATTTCATCCCATAAATGAGTATTTCCAAGCCAGAAATCTGGATTTCTATTTTCATCTATACCATTGATATGTATATCATTGAATTCATATTCAATTAGTTCAAGTTTCTCTGATATTTTTTTCTTAGTGCATTTAATAGGCGTAGTGATTCCATCTATTTCTTGATTATGTCTTATATTAATATGTGTAATTTTTCCTGAGTAGATATTCCCCATTTTTTTTAAAAAATCAAAAAAGTCATCATGACTTTCATCTCGTCGAGAGATAAAACAAATTTGATTAGCCTTTAATAATTTTTGATTTACTTTTTCAAATCTTTTTTTCATTATGTTATTGAAGGAATTATTGTCATCTCCAATATTTTTGTAATGAATAGAAGTAATGTTGTTCTTAACATCAAGATACCAATTTGAGTTTTGTTGATGTTCTGAAAATTCAGTAAAAAAATCAGTAAATTTTGATTGATACAAATGAATAACAGTTTCTAAAGAATAATGCATCATCCAATCTAAAGGATTCGCACATAATCTTAAGTCGTGATTTTTTAAGTAATGTGCGGGACGACAAGCATCTCCAATGCTAAAAATGGCATCAAATACAAACTCTTTTTTTTTGTTAGTAGTATATTTTCTTTTCAAAACAATAAAACCGTAAGGCAGAAATGTTTTTAAGGTCTTTATTATTTTTTTTTTCATTTATCCTTATATTTTTTCCTTTTTGCAAAATTTGACTTGAAAAAAAACTGACTGGCAGAAAATTAATTTTTTCAATTTTACGAAAAGATTATATAAAATGTTTTTTAGCGAATATAAACGTATTAAGTTTTAAAAAAATCAATCGCTTTATTTATTTTGATTTTTGAGTATTGATATACTTTAAATCCTTGTTTTATTGAGAAAATATAATAAAAGAACCTGTTAATTTAAATCGGTAATAGAAGTTTCTTCAAAAAAAAGAGGTTTCTTTTTTATTTTTGTTGTTTTAGATGTTGTAGGTTCATCTTCTGTCATGGTATTGGTTTCACTTGTTATTGATTCTTCTTTTTCAAAATCATAAATATGGCTGGAAACTTGGCCAGCACCTCTAAAGTATGTCTCCATGTGAGTAAGGACAAGTCCGCTTTCCAAATATTTAAATGCACTTAAAAAAGTACCGCTCGCTCCATCGCCATATAGATTGATATGTAGTTCACCTTTTTCAATCTTGATTTCTTCGGTATCATATAATTTATAATCATGATCATTATATTCTACTGGCATGGTAACGTCAGAAACTTTATCTAAACGATATGTTTTATCTGAGTTCTGTAAAAGAATCAGCATAGGTCTTTTGGCAGTCTTGACATCTTTGTGTTTTAAAACAATTGCAATATCTTTTAGATCATCATTGTTTAAATCGCCATGAGTTTCATACTGAATTTCGTAAATATCAAGTTTTGGAAGGAAATCAGATGCTTTTTTTCCTGTTTTGGAATAGGTAATATCTGCTTCTTCAGGATCATTTTCTTCGTACTCTTCGCCATTTTCTTCAAATTCTTTTTTGGCTGGAAGGCTGTCGATAACTGCAACATTATCTGAAGTGGTTTTGTTGTCTTTTTTGCAAGATTGTATGGTGAAAACAAGTAAAAAAGACAGTGTATATAGGATTCTGTTTTTCATTGATTTGGACTTTTAGTATTTTTCAAATATAAATTATTTCTTGTAAGATTTCTAAGTGCAAATGTCTATTTGTTTTCAGTCAGCTGTTTTTCTAAATTTTGAATCTGTGATCCACCGCTTAGTTTTTTGTTTAAAATAGCCCCATTTTCATCCACTAGAAAATGCCACGGAATAGCAAAAGATTCACTGCCAAATATATTTCGTAAATCACCATCTAATTTTTCATTTGCTCTAATATGATATCCTTCTAAGTTGTAAAAATGAGTCATGTCGCGCCATTGTTTATCCTTGTTTTCTTTGTCTATCGAAATGTAAACCATGGTAATATTTTTCGATTTCAGCAAGTCGTACAATTTTGGATTATCTTTAAATTCAGCTTTACACGGACCGCACCAAGTTGCCCAAACGTCGATATAAAATGGTTTTCCGTTCAGATTCTTTACGAGATCTTTTACGGAGTTTAGGACATCAGTATTTTCTACAAATTTTACTTTTTCATTTAAAGGTTCCTCTTTTTTCTTGTGAAAAGAAAGAATAGGAATAATTACAGGTTCTAGAAAATGGATATAAGAACTTGAAGGATATTCTTTTTTAAATTGTTCAAAAAGTTTTATAAGTTCTTGTTCGTAATTATTATTGATTGCTTCGTAATAAATATAAGCAGCAAAATAATATTCCAACTGCTTTCCAGATAAATATTTTTTTGCATTATCAATATTATGCGTATGAATAAGTCCTTTTTTATGAAATTCAGTAAGAATTACAGTATCTATGTTCTCTAAAATTAATTCATTATAACGTAAATAATTTTCAGCATAAAAATAAAACCACGGAGATTTTAAAAGCTCTGGATTGCTTACTGGATTTGATTTGAAAATTGTGGCCCAAAGTTCTGTGTACTGACTTTTATTTAAAGTATTCTTGTTTCGGGATTCATTTAAATAGTTAATAAAAGCGAAACTTCCCTGTGCTCCTTTATAGAAATAATCTCTGTCTGTTTCGACGAGACGGTAAAAATCTTTAGAAATGACTTTTTCTTTCAAAAGATCTTTAAAGCCTTGTAGTTCATTTATGTTGCTTTCTTCCAGTTTTTGTTTGATTACAGATGGAATGCTGTCTTTGCTGTATTTTCTGGATTCGAGTTCAAAATGTCCGCCTACAATCATATTTCTGTTCAGAATTTGATTGTATAATTGCTGTCCTTTTGCATTTTTAGATTCAACAGTAAATGGATTTTTAGCATCTTCAGTGTTAATATGAACTTTATAAGTCATGCCGGGCTCAATTATTAAAGTTCCATATGATTTGTATTTGTAAGATAAATCAATAAAACAGGTTTGATTTAGTTTGAGATTGATTTGAAAATTGCCTGAAGAATCCGGCTGGACAGAATCTGTAAAACCGAAATAATCAATGCCGCCAATTGGCAAAGTATATTCTATTATTTCAGGAATTTTTCCGTTTATATTTCCTAAGATTTGAATACTATTTTTGTTCTGGGCTATAACTAATCCAGGAAACAGAACGAATAAAACTAAATGGAACCATTTCATTTTTTCAATTTTAAGGATTTTAAAAGGATCTCAAATATAATTTTTTTTGAGAGAAATTAAACAGTATTATTGGGTTAATTAGTAAATAATGACATGTAAAACAGCGATATGCCAAGAATGTCAGGTTCTAAAAATGCCATGTTGGCAGATGATTTTTAATGAGTCAACATGAAAACTGACAATTTTATTTAGTTTTTTATATTGGCACAAAGATTGACTTATGCCACCTGAGTTAATAAAATTAAATCAAAAATTAAATATATAAAAAATGGGTAAAATAATCGGAATTGACTTAGGTACGACGAACTCTTGTGTTTCTGTAATGGAAGGTAACGAAGCAGTTGTTATCCCTAACGCAGAAGGAAAAAGAACTACACCATCTATCATCGCTTTTGTTGAAGGTGGAGAGATTAAAGTAGGTGATCCTGCAAAAAGACAAGCAGTAACGAATCCTACAAAAACGATTGCTTCTATTAAACGTTTTATGGGACACACTTTTGCTGAAACTCAAGATGAGGCAAAAAGAGTTCCTTACAGTGTTGTAAAAGGGGACAACAATACGCCACGTGTGGATATTGATGGTCGTTTATACACTGCTCAAGAATTGTCTGCAATGACACTTCAAAAAATGAAAAAAACTGCTGAAGACTATTTAGGTCAAACAGTAACTGAAGCAGTTATTACAGTTCCTGCTTACTTTAACGATGCGCAACGTCAGGCTACAAAAGAAGCTGGTGAAATCGCTGGTCTTAAAGTTATGCGTATCATCAACGAGCCAACTGCTGCTGCACTTGCTTACGGATTAGATAAAAAAGGAAACGATCAAAAAATTGCTGTTTACGATTTAGGTGGAGGTACTTTTGATATCTCTGTTCTTGAATTAGGAGACGGTGTATTTGAAGTATTATCTACAAATGGTGATACTCACTTAGGTGGTGATGACTTTGACCAAGTTATTATTGACTGGTTAGCTGACGAATTCAAAACTGAAGAAGGAATTGATTTACGTTTAGACCCAATGTCATTACAGCGTTTAAAAGAAGCTGCTGAGAAAGCTAAGATTGAATTATCATCTTCTGCTGAAACAGAAATCAACTTACCTTACGTAACTGCTACTGCTTCTGGACCAAAACACTTAGTGAAAAAATTATCTAGAGCTAAATTTGAGCAATTATCTGATTCTTTAGTAAAACGTTCTATGGAGCCAGTTGCTAAAGCATTAAAAGATGCAGGTTTATCTACATCTGATATCGACGAAGTAATCCTTGTAGGAGGTTCTACTCGTATGCCAAGAATCGCTGACGAAGTTGAAAAATTCTTCGGTAAAAAAGCTTCTAAAGGTGTTAACCCTGATGAGGTTGTGGCTATTGGAGCTGCTATTCAAGGTGGAGTTTTATCTGGAGACGTAAAAGATGTATTGTTACTTGACGTAACACCTCTTTCTTTAGGTATCGAAACTATGGGTGGTGTATTGACTAAATTAATCGAGTCTAACACAACTATCCCAACTAAAAAATCTCAAGTATTCTCTACTGCTGCTGATTCTCAACCATCTGTTGAAATCCACGTATTACAAGGAGAAAGAGCAATGGCTGCTGATAACAAAACTATCGGTCGTTTCCACTTAGATGGTATTCCACCAGCACCAAGAGGAGTTCCTCAAATCGAAGTAACTTTCGATATCGATGCTAATGGTATCATCAAAGTTTCTGCAACTGATAAAGGAACTGGAAAATCTCACGATATCCGTATCGAAGCTTCTTCTGGATTAACAGCTGAAGAAATCGAAAAAATGAAAAAAGATGCTGAAGCTAACGCTGATGCTGACAGAATTGCAAAAGAAAGAGCTGAGAAATTGAACGAAGCTGACAGTACTATTTTCCAAACTGAATCTCAATTGAAAGAGTTAGGAGATAAATTGACAGACGATCAAAAAACAGCTATCGAATACGCTTTAACTGAATTGAGAATGGCTCACCAATCTCAAGATCTTGATGCAATCCAAAAAGGATTAGACAATGTAAATGCAGCTTGGAAAACAGCTACAGAAGCAATGTACGCTCAAGGTGGTGAAGGACAGCAAGCTGCTCCACAACAAGAGCAGTCTTCTGGAGATAACGTGGAAGACGTTGAATTCGAAGAGGTCAAATAGATTTGATTAATATCGATTAACATCGGTTAATAATAAGTGCTAAACCGCTGTAAACTTAATGTTTACGGCGGTTTTTCTTTTTTCTTTTTTATTGTTTCTGCTCTTTTTTAATCGTTTTTCATCATATATTTGTACCACATTTGCACCGGCACTTAAGTGGAGACAAAGTGTCTCTTATGTATACTTATTGTACCTTAATAAAGGGAAATAGGCGATGAAAAAAGAAAAATAAAGAATGTCTTTTTGCGGGGAAAAATTCCTTCAGTTAATCTTGGAACCCGCCTTGTAGTGATTGACCGCAAAATCATGCCCTAGATGTTTGCCATTTACAACAGACTTACTGCCGGAATCTAAAAGTGCACTGAAGAAAAAATTATACAGACTTGAAAAA
This portion of the Flavobacterium panacagri genome encodes:
- a CDS encoding DUF1796 family putative cysteine peptidase, encoding MKKKIIKTLKTFLPYGFIVLKRKYTTNKKKEFVFDAIFSIGDACRPAHYLKNHDLRLCANPLDWMMHYSLETVIHLYQSKFTDFFTEFSEHQQNSNWYLDVKNNITSIHYKNIGDDNNSFNNIMKKRFEKVNQKLLKANQICFISRRDESHDDFFDFLKKMGNIYSGKITHINIRHNQEIDGITTPIKCTKKKISEKLELIEYEFNDIHINGIDENRNPDFWLGNTHLWDEIITKIDIRRSFISYLKGNNQ
- a CDS encoding TlpA family protein disulfide reductase; the encoded protein is MKWFHLVLFVLFPGLVIAQNKNSIQILGNINGKIPEIIEYTLPIGGIDYFGFTDSVQPDSSGNFQINLKLNQTCFIDLSYKYKSYGTLIIEPGMTYKVHINTEDAKNPFTVESKNAKGQQLYNQILNRNMIVGGHFELESRKYSKDSIPSVIKQKLEESNINELQGFKDLLKEKVISKDFYRLVETDRDYFYKGAQGSFAFINYLNESRNKNTLNKSQYTELWATIFKSNPVSNPELLKSPWFYFYAENYLRYNELILENIDTVILTEFHKKGLIHTHNIDNAKKYLSGKQLEYYFAAYIYYEAINNNYEQELIKLFEQFKKEYPSSSYIHFLEPVIIPILSFHKKKEEPLNEKVKFVENTDVLNSVKDLVKNLNGKPFYIDVWATWCGPCKAEFKDNPKLYDLLKSKNITMVYISIDKENKDKQWRDMTHFYNLEGYHIRANEKLDGDLRNIFGSESFAIPWHFLVDENGAILNKKLSGGSQIQNLEKQLTENK
- the dnaK gene encoding molecular chaperone DnaK gives rise to the protein MGKIIGIDLGTTNSCVSVMEGNEAVVIPNAEGKRTTPSIIAFVEGGEIKVGDPAKRQAVTNPTKTIASIKRFMGHTFAETQDEAKRVPYSVVKGDNNTPRVDIDGRLYTAQELSAMTLQKMKKTAEDYLGQTVTEAVITVPAYFNDAQRQATKEAGEIAGLKVMRIINEPTAAALAYGLDKKGNDQKIAVYDLGGGTFDISVLELGDGVFEVLSTNGDTHLGGDDFDQVIIDWLADEFKTEEGIDLRLDPMSLQRLKEAAEKAKIELSSSAETEINLPYVTATASGPKHLVKKLSRAKFEQLSDSLVKRSMEPVAKALKDAGLSTSDIDEVILVGGSTRMPRIADEVEKFFGKKASKGVNPDEVVAIGAAIQGGVLSGDVKDVLLLDVTPLSLGIETMGGVLTKLIESNTTIPTKKSQVFSTAADSQPSVEIHVLQGERAMAADNKTIGRFHLDGIPPAPRGVPQIEVTFDIDANGIIKVSATDKGTGKSHDIRIEASSGLTAEEIEKMKKDAEANADADRIAKERAEKLNEADSTIFQTESQLKELGDKLTDDQKTAIEYALTELRMAHQSQDLDAIQKGLDNVNAAWKTATEAMYAQGGEGQQAAPQQEQSSGDNVEDVEFEEVK